In the Paenibacillus sp. FSL H7-0357 genome, one interval contains:
- the imm47 gene encoding Imm47 family immunity protein has translation MANYTHLMNSSWYGEISNSNISDIKESILRSKTERGIILQLVELFKLGDFTQKTLLIHLLNHSEDEAALNLCIRIFCSICTHEDLRDSNNLLFLENATEDVVHTFASAAVTTLSLEVVPYLLALLEDWDEINDTSIIIRDSIDAFIEFEEHLGDGATVEEIGQYYLEYINRCNSEKYYYNQEIAFIGNLTKKLIERVMIAANTGQRLEMELVPSLLSIWSGEKVPGDYYTVINADNYKGFINYVEGLSKKNWEKGHKYFYGLKV, from the coding sequence ATGGCAAACTATACGCACCTTATGAATAGCAGTTGGTACGGTGAAATATCAAATTCCAATATTTCGGATATTAAAGAAAGCATTTTACGTTCAAAGACGGAACGAGGTATTATACTCCAACTCGTGGAGCTTTTCAAGTTAGGAGATTTTACGCAAAAAACACTCTTAATTCACTTGTTAAATCATTCTGAAGATGAAGCAGCATTAAATCTTTGCATTCGGATTTTTTGCTCAATTTGTACGCATGAAGATTTAAGAGACTCGAACAATCTTCTGTTTTTAGAAAATGCTACAGAAGATGTGGTTCATACATTTGCGTCAGCGGCAGTTACAACGCTTTCTCTCGAAGTTGTTCCATACCTATTAGCATTGCTTGAAGATTGGGATGAAATTAATGATACGTCGATCATTATAAGGGATTCGATAGATGCTTTTATTGAATTTGAAGAGCATTTAGGTGATGGTGCAACCGTGGAAGAGATTGGTCAATATTATTTGGAGTACATTAACAGGTGTAACTCGGAAAAGTATTACTATAATCAAGAAATTGCATTTATTGGTAATTTAACAAAAAAATTAATTGAAAGAGTTATGATTGCCGCTAATACCGGACAGCGTCTTGAAATGGAGTTAGTTCCATCCTTACTATCGATTTGGTCTGGGGAGAAAGTGCCAGGCGATTACTACACAGTAATAAATGCAGACAACTATAAAGGTTTTATTAATTATGTCGAAGGACTTTCAAAGAAAAACTGGGAGAAGGGACATAAGTATTTTTACGGACTTAAAGTATAA